One Halobacteriovorax sp. GB3 genomic window carries:
- a CDS encoding arginine N-succinyltransferase → MFLLRPASLKDLDDLFALSQHYVFINLPQDRDIIEAKIKSSILAFENPSKDLAENHYIFVLEDVEKKSVIGCSMIHAQHGTEDEPHFFLKVSQENKFSRSINTGFIHGTLKLGHDTNGPTEIGGLILDPEYRSNPNKLGKQLSFVRFLYMGLNQKQFKSTIHSELMPPFDKDGRSPLWEAIGRRFLNMEYHDADILSRSNKEFILSLWPSGIIYETLLPIEARNAIGKVGKDTIPVKKMLEKIGFNYTEEVDPFDGGPHYRAELNEVSVVKNIEKNTISFSDKLDEKNKKLALIQLPSKEHKFLSVCTEVSITEDGKYFISKDYQSEFDLDDSLEVNLTFI, encoded by the coding sequence ATGTTTTTGCTTAGACCAGCTTCTTTAAAAGATTTAGATGATTTATTTGCCTTGAGTCAGCATTACGTTTTTATCAACCTGCCTCAAGATAGAGACATTATTGAAGCGAAAATTAAAAGCTCTATTCTAGCTTTTGAGAATCCGTCAAAAGATCTCGCTGAAAATCACTACATCTTTGTTTTAGAAGATGTGGAAAAAAAATCTGTTATTGGCTGCTCAATGATTCATGCCCAACATGGAACAGAAGATGAACCTCACTTCTTTTTAAAAGTAAGTCAGGAAAACAAATTCTCTCGTTCTATTAATACTGGTTTCATACACGGTACTTTGAAGCTTGGTCACGATACTAACGGACCGACAGAAATCGGTGGTTTAATTCTTGATCCAGAATATAGAAGCAACCCAAATAAATTAGGAAAGCAACTTTCATTCGTTCGTTTTCTTTATATGGGATTAAATCAAAAGCAATTCAAGAGCACTATTCACTCTGAACTTATGCCTCCATTTGATAAAGATGGTCGCTCTCCACTTTGGGAAGCGATTGGTAGAAGATTTCTCAATATGGAATATCATGATGCCGACATTCTCAGCAGAAGCAACAAAGAGTTTATTTTAAGCCTTTGGCCTTCTGGAATTATCTATGAAACACTCCTCCCTATTGAAGCAAGAAATGCTATTGGAAAAGTTGGTAAAGATACGATTCCAGTTAAGAAGATGCTCGAGAAAATTGGTTTTAACTATACTGAAGAAGTTGACCCTTTTGATGGTGGACCTCACTATCGTGCTGAACTTAATGAAGTTTCTGTCGTTAAAAATATTGAAAAGAACACCATTTCTTTTAGCGACAAGCTAGATGAAAAGAATAAAAAGTTAGCTCTGATACAATTACCTTCGAAAGAGCATAAGTTCTTATCAGTTTGCACAGAAGTTTCAATCACAGAAGATGGCAAATATTTTATTTCAAAAGACTATCAATCAGAATTTGATCTCGACGACAGTCTAGAAGTAAATTTAACATTTATTTAA
- a CDS encoding aldehyde dehydrogenase family protein yields the protein MQLKGNYFHGEFHQVETNGTNRADKIIVRECPADTEKTLWECPVEYRHVDAIIESANEGFKVWRKTPLEKRIEILRRYKEMVIAKKEEIATAIALEAGKPLWEARTEAGALASKVDVTISDSLPRINTKNYPEIMAHTEGNVIYKPIGPSLIIGPFNFPCHLANGQILSCLIAGNSIIFKPSEKTCYSAQLMFECLVEAGFPKGVLNLIQGDGEIARRILKEKNIKGVFFTGSKEVGLKIVEQTHKDLGKQVSLELGGKNPTIIHSDADIEHALVELLKASFLTTGQRCTSTAITLIHDSLKDEFISRFHDLAKRIIVDHPLNEEVKPFMGPLIDQRSLDQYLLFQGMAKREGLEEIMRGKQLERDTKGYFVSPSIHFAEKWDDNSHFLASEIFGPNNTFIPYTDIEEAIEMANKTEYGLASSVFTKDDSIFEKCLIDIDAGLCNRNRSTVGASAKLPFGGVKNSGNYHPAAVTTIDSCVYQLASLEVDNDFTETLDSVPGLMD from the coding sequence ATGCAACTCAAAGGTAACTACTTTCACGGCGAATTTCATCAAGTTGAAACGAACGGAACCAACCGCGCGGACAAAATCATTGTAAGAGAATGTCCTGCCGATACTGAGAAAACATTATGGGAATGTCCTGTTGAATACCGCCATGTCGATGCCATTATCGAATCGGCTAATGAAGGTTTCAAAGTTTGGAGAAAAACACCCCTAGAAAAAAGAATTGAAATTCTAAGAAGATATAAAGAAATGGTTATTGCTAAAAAAGAGGAGATTGCAACAGCAATTGCTCTTGAAGCAGGAAAGCCATTGTGGGAAGCACGTACAGAAGCTGGTGCTCTCGCTTCTAAAGTAGATGTTACAATTAGTGACTCCCTACCAAGAATCAACACGAAAAATTATCCGGAGATCATGGCCCACACAGAAGGGAATGTAATCTATAAACCAATTGGTCCATCTCTGATCATTGGTCCATTTAATTTTCCTTGTCACCTGGCAAACGGACAGATCCTAAGTTGTCTTATTGCAGGGAACTCAATTATTTTCAAACCTTCAGAGAAAACGTGCTACAGCGCTCAACTAATGTTTGAATGTCTAGTTGAAGCAGGATTTCCAAAAGGCGTTCTAAACTTGATTCAAGGTGACGGTGAGATTGCACGTAGAATTTTAAAAGAAAAAAATATCAAGGGTGTTTTCTTTACTGGATCAAAAGAAGTCGGCCTTAAGATTGTTGAACAAACGCACAAAGATCTTGGTAAACAAGTTTCACTAGAACTTGGTGGGAAGAACCCAACAATCATCCACTCTGATGCAGATATTGAGCACGCACTTGTTGAGTTGTTAAAGGCTTCTTTTCTTACAACAGGTCAAAGATGTACTTCAACAGCTATAACACTGATTCACGACTCGCTTAAAGACGAATTCATTTCTCGTTTTCATGACCTTGCTAAGAGAATCATTGTTGATCATCCTCTCAATGAAGAAGTTAAACCATTCATGGGACCTCTCATTGACCAAAGATCACTTGATCAATATTTACTTTTCCAAGGAATGGCTAAACGCGAAGGTCTTGAAGAAATCATGCGCGGTAAGCAACTTGAAAGAGATACAAAAGGATACTTTGTTTCTCCATCAATTCATTTCGCTGAAAAATGGGATGATAATAGTCACTTTCTTGCGAGTGAAATTTTTGGTCCAAACAATACATTTATTCCTTACACAGATATTGAAGAAGCGATTGAGATGGCCAATAAAACAGAATATGGCCTAGCTTCATCTGTATTTACTAAAGACGATAGTATTTTTGAAAAATGTTTGATCGATATTGATGCAGGTCTCTGTAACAGAAATAGATCAACAGTTGGGGCAAGTGCTAAGCTACCATTTGGTGGTGTTAAAAATTCTGGGAACTACCATCCTGCCGCTGTTACAACAATCGATTCATGTGTTTATCAGCTAGCTTCACTGGAAGTCGATAATGATTTTACCGAAACATTAGATTCTGTCCCTGGTCTTATGGACTAA